A genomic region of Sideroxydans sp. CL21 contains the following coding sequences:
- the infC gene encoding translation initiation factor IF-3: MAQDKSQRINEQITAPQVRLIGAEGEQVGVVAIAEALRMADEAELDLVEIAPLAEPPVCRIMDIGKFKYAEAKKQHEAKLKQKQVQIKEIKFRPGTDEGDYNIKLRNLIKFLADGDKTKITLRFRGREMAHQEIGMKLIERIKGDLDEHGMVEQFPKMEGRQMVMVIGPRKK, translated from the coding sequence ATAGCACAAGATAAGTCGCAGCGTATCAATGAGCAGATAACAGCACCACAAGTGCGGCTCATCGGCGCGGAGGGAGAGCAGGTTGGTGTCGTGGCAATTGCGGAAGCATTGCGTATGGCTGACGAAGCGGAACTGGATCTGGTAGAGATCGCGCCTTTGGCGGAACCGCCAGTTTGCCGAATCATGGATATCGGCAAATTCAAATATGCGGAAGCCAAAAAGCAGCATGAAGCCAAGCTGAAGCAGAAACAGGTTCAGATCAAAGAGATCAAATTTCGGCCGGGTACGGACGAAGGCGATTACAACATCAAGTTGCGCAATCTGATCAAATTCCTGGCTGATGGTGATAAAACCAAGATTACCTTGCGTTTCCGCGGCCGCGAGATGGCGCACCAGGAGATCGGCATGAAGCTGATTGAGCGCATTAAGGGCGATCTGGATGAACATGGAATGGTGGAGCAATTCCCGAAGATGGAAGGCCGTCAGATGGTGATGGTGATCGGTCCGAGGAAAAAATGA
- the rpmI gene encoding 50S ribosomal protein L35 — translation MPKMKTKSGAKKRFVVRAGGSIKRGQAFKRHILTKKTTKNKRQLRGSTGVHETNTASVRAMMPYA, via the coding sequence ATGCCTAAGATGAAAACCAAGAGCGGAGCGAAGAAACGCTTTGTTGTCCGCGCCGGTGGCAGCATCAAGCGTGGTCAAGCGTTCAAGCGCCACATTCTTACCAAAAAAACCACCAAGAACAAGCGTCAACTGCGTGGCTCGACTGGTGTCCACGAAACCAACACGGCGTCCGTTCGCGCCATGATGCCATACGCATAA
- the rplT gene encoding 50S ribosomal protein L20: MPRVKRGVTARARHKKVLDKAKGYRGRRNSVYRIAKEAVMKAGQYAYRDRRQRKRQFRTLWIARINAAAREQGMAYSVFMNGLKKAMIEIDRKVLADLAVFDKPAFSQIVAQAKASLGA; this comes from the coding sequence ATGCCAAGAGTTAAACGTGGTGTAACGGCGCGCGCGCGCCATAAGAAAGTTCTGGACAAAGCCAAGGGTTATCGTGGTCGCCGCAATAGCGTCTATCGTATTGCCAAAGAAGCGGTGATGAAGGCTGGTCAATATGCTTACCGTGACCGTCGTCAACGCAAGCGCCAGTTCCGCACTTTGTGGATTGCCCGTATCAATGCGGCTGCACGCGAGCAGGGAATGGCGTACAGCGTGTTCATGAACGGCCTGAAGAAGGCGATGATCGAGATCGATCGCAAGGTGCTGGCCGATCTGGCCGTGTTCGACAAACCTGCGTTCTCGCAGATCGTCGCACAAGCCAAAGCCAGCCTCGGCGCGTAA
- the pheS gene encoding phenylalanine--tRNA ligase subunit alpha, with protein MQELQKILDDALQSFAAIEDAAELENAKARYLGKEGSLTGLLKGLGKLSAEERPTAGARINQVKQQIEAALNAQREAIQNRALNAKLAAESLDVTLPGRGTGVGGLHPVTRTLERIASLFHSIGYAVAEGPEIENDFYNFTALNIPADHPARAMHDTFYIDEQHVLRTHTSPIQIRYMQAHMENYKHLETMPDIRIIAPGRVYRVDSDATHSPMFHQVEGLWVGEKVSFADLKGVIADFLQNYFETEDMQVRFRPSFFPFTEPSAEMDMSWKGGWLEIGGCGMVHPNVLKHVGIDSEKYIGFAFGMGVERLAMLRYGVNDLRLFFENDLQFLKQFS; from the coding sequence ATGCAAGAACTACAAAAAATTCTCGATGACGCGCTGCAAAGCTTCGCCGCAATAGAAGATGCGGCAGAGCTGGAAAATGCCAAGGCGCGTTATCTCGGCAAGGAAGGCAGTCTGACCGGCCTGTTGAAAGGCTTGGGCAAACTTTCCGCGGAAGAGCGCCCGACTGCCGGTGCGCGCATCAACCAAGTCAAACAGCAGATCGAGGCGGCACTGAATGCGCAACGCGAGGCCATCCAGAATCGTGCGTTGAACGCCAAGCTGGCAGCAGAGTCGCTGGACGTGACTTTGCCCGGGCGCGGTACGGGTGTCGGCGGTTTACATCCGGTTACGCGTACGCTGGAACGTATTGCATCTCTGTTCCATTCCATCGGTTATGCCGTGGCGGAAGGTCCGGAGATCGAAAACGATTTTTACAACTTCACCGCGCTGAACATTCCTGCCGACCATCCGGCGCGCGCCATGCATGACACTTTCTACATCGACGAGCAGCATGTGTTGCGCACGCACACCTCGCCGATCCAGATCCGTTACATGCAAGCGCACATGGAGAATTACAAACACCTGGAAACGATGCCGGACATCCGCATCATCGCGCCGGGGCGCGTCTATCGTGTGGATTCCGATGCAACCCATTCCCCTATGTTTCATCAGGTGGAAGGTTTGTGGGTAGGGGAGAAGGTCAGTTTCGCCGATCTGAAAGGCGTGATTGCCGATTTCCTGCAGAATTACTTCGAGACTGAAGACATGCAAGTGCGTTTCCGCCCCTCCTTCTTCCCGTTCACCGAGCCCTCAGCCGAGATGGATATGAGCTGGAAGGGCGGCTGGCTGGAGATCGGCGGCTGCGGCATGGTGCACCCGAACGTGCTCAAGCATGTCGGTATCGACAGCGAGAAATACATCGGCTTCGCCTTCGGCATGGGCGTAGAGCGCTTGGCCATGCTGCGCTACGGCGTGAATGATCTCAGGCTGTTCTTTGAAAATGATCTTCAATTCCTTAAGCAGTTTTCATAA
- the pheT gene encoding phenylalanine--tRNA ligase subunit beta yields the protein MQFSESWLRTFVNPSLSSEELSHLLTMAGLEVEEMTSVAPAFDKVVVGQVLTKDKHPDADRLNVLTVDVGQAEPLNIVCGAENVTVGMKAPCALVGARLPGIEIKQAKVRGIPSFGMMCSEKELGLAEESAGLMVLAADAVVGQSIREHLDLDDHLITLKLTPNRSDCLSLRGIAREVAALTGVPLQAIPATSFKQTDNHSRKIKVSAPAACPRYTGRVITGVNAKAATPAWMVQRLERCGLRSISALVDVTNYVLLELGQPLHAFDLNKLNGDIEVRFARAGESLKLLNEQTVNLQDDMLVIADDKGPIALAGIMGGAESAVDDATADIFLESAFFAPSAIVGKSRRLGFSSDSSYRFERGVDFAATQSALDRATQLILDICGGQAGVVTEVLGELPVRYPVKLRTSRVQRVLGVALDELAILAILERLGWASQSQVNGSDFSVTPPSYRFDIVIEEDLIEEVARVYGYENILPVPIQARMAILPQIEAERPLAKVRQTMVLRDYQETINYAFVEAAWERDLCGNAAPIALKNPIASQMSVMRSSLLGGLLAALRTNLARKQPRVRLFEIGGCFTTEAGKYAQNERLAGLAYGGVWSEQWGSPARNVDFYDVKGDIEVLFAPRSLSFQAAPYPASHPGRSARILLDGRAIGWVGELHPQWQQQYDLPQAVMWFEVELAALTQASVPKLMDISRFPPVRRDIAVLVDENAAVQSLLDVMQAAKAPNVVELALFDVYRGKGVEQNKKSLAFRVLLQDTQKTLTDNEIEENVARLVAALQRLGAQLRV from the coding sequence ATGCAATTTTCTGAATCCTGGTTGCGTACCTTCGTAAACCCTTCGCTATCGAGCGAGGAGTTGTCGCATCTGCTGACCATGGCCGGACTGGAAGTGGAGGAAATGACTTCCGTCGCACCAGCCTTTGATAAGGTCGTCGTGGGGCAGGTGCTGACTAAAGACAAACATCCCGATGCTGATCGTCTGAATGTACTGACGGTAGACGTCGGCCAAGCCGAGCCGCTGAATATTGTGTGCGGCGCCGAGAATGTCACTGTCGGCATGAAGGCGCCTTGTGCGCTGGTTGGTGCCAGGCTGCCCGGTATCGAGATCAAGCAGGCAAAGGTTCGTGGTATCCCGTCTTTTGGCATGATGTGCTCGGAAAAGGAACTGGGTCTGGCGGAAGAAAGCGCAGGATTGATGGTGCTGGCTGCCGATGCTGTTGTTGGTCAGAGCATCCGCGAACATCTCGATCTGGACGATCATCTGATCACGCTCAAGCTCACTCCGAACCGCAGCGATTGCCTGTCACTGCGCGGTATCGCGCGCGAAGTGGCGGCATTGACTGGCGTACCGCTGCAAGCAATTCCGGCTACGAGCTTCAAACAGACGGACAATCATAGTCGCAAGATCAAGGTGTCCGCTCCCGCAGCCTGCCCGCGTTACACGGGGCGCGTGATCACTGGCGTTAATGCAAAAGCTGCCACTCCCGCATGGATGGTACAGCGCTTGGAGCGTTGCGGCCTGCGCAGCATCAGCGCGCTGGTGGATGTTACCAATTATGTGCTGCTGGAACTGGGCCAGCCGCTGCACGCTTTTGACCTGAACAAACTGAATGGCGATATCGAAGTGCGTTTTGCGCGTGCCGGTGAAAGCCTGAAGTTGCTGAACGAGCAGACGGTGAACCTGCAAGACGACATGCTGGTGATCGCTGATGACAAGGGACCGATCGCGCTGGCAGGCATCATGGGCGGCGCGGAAAGCGCAGTGGATGACGCGACTGCCGATATCTTCCTGGAAAGCGCTTTCTTTGCGCCAAGTGCGATCGTCGGCAAGTCGCGCCGTCTTGGTTTCAGTTCCGACTCCTCTTACCGTTTCGAGCGCGGAGTGGACTTTGCAGCGACGCAGTCTGCACTGGATCGCGCCACGCAACTGATACTGGACATTTGCGGCGGTCAGGCAGGAGTGGTTACGGAAGTGCTGGGCGAGTTGCCGGTTCGTTATCCGGTGAAACTGCGCACTTCGCGCGTACAACGCGTGCTTGGCGTGGCGCTAGATGAATTGGCAATCCTCGCGATACTGGAACGGCTGGGCTGGGCATCTCAATCCCAGGTAAATGGTAGCGACTTTAGTGTGACACCACCCAGCTACCGCTTCGATATTGTCATCGAAGAAGACCTGATCGAAGAAGTCGCCCGTGTTTACGGCTATGAAAATATCCTGCCGGTGCCGATACAAGCGCGCATGGCCATCTTGCCGCAAATTGAAGCAGAGCGTCCCTTGGCCAAGGTGCGCCAGACCATGGTATTGCGCGACTATCAGGAAACCATCAACTACGCCTTTGTGGAAGCAGCGTGGGAGCGTGATCTGTGTGGTAATGCCGCGCCCATCGCCCTGAAAAATCCTATCGCCAGCCAGATGAGCGTGATGCGCAGCAGTCTGCTGGGCGGACTGCTCGCCGCCTTGCGTACCAATCTTGCGCGTAAACAACCTCGAGTGCGCTTGTTCGAGATCGGTGGGTGCTTTACGACTGAGGCGGGTAAATATGCACAAAACGAACGCCTTGCCGGTTTGGCCTACGGCGGCGTTTGGTCTGAACAATGGGGCTCGCCTGCACGTAACGTGGATTTTTACGACGTGAAAGGCGATATCGAGGTTTTGTTTGCGCCGCGCAGTCTGAGTTTCCAAGCTGCACCGTATCCTGCGTCGCATCCCGGCCGTTCGGCGCGTATTCTGCTGGATGGGCGAGCCATCGGCTGGGTCGGCGAATTGCATCCGCAATGGCAGCAACAATATGATCTCCCGCAAGCAGTGATGTGGTTCGAAGTTGAACTGGCTGCGCTGACTCAAGCTAGCGTTCCCAAGTTAATGGATATTTCACGTTTCCCGCCAGTCCGCCGCGATATTGCGGTGTTGGTGGATGAGAATGCGGCCGTTCAGTCGTTATTGGATGTGATGCAGGCAGCAAAAGCACCCAATGTGGTCGAATTGGCATTGTTCGACGTGTATCGAGGTAAAGGCGTGGAACAAAACAAAAAAAGCCTTGCATTCCGTGTGTTATTGCAAGATACTCAAAAAACTT
- the thrS gene encoding threonine--tRNA ligase: MPVITLPDGSQRSYPNPVTVAEVAQSIGAGLARAALAGKVDGLLVDTSHLISGDAKLSIITDKDEDGVDLIRHSTAHLLAYAVKELFPEAQVTIGPMIENGFYYDFAYSRPFTPEDLAAIEKRMAELAKKDLPVTRKVLPRDEAVAYFKSIGEKYKAELIESIPADQDVSLYSEGEFTDLCRGPHVPSTGKLKAFKLMKVAGAYWRGDSRNEMLQRIYGTAWAKKEDLDAYLTRLEEAEKRDHRKLGKQLDLFHMQDEAPGMVFWHPKGWAMWQVVEQYMRRVYRDNGYQEIRCPQIIDRVLWEKSGHWEHFKAGMFTTESEKHEYAIKPMNCPGHIQVFNADLRSYRELPLRYGEFGSCHRNEPSGGLHGLMRVRGFVQDDGHIFCSEAQIESEVTAFNALVLKVYKDFGFHDVAVKLALRPDGRVGSDEIWDKSEDALRAALRASGMTWVELPGEGAFYGPKIEFHIKDAIGRSWQCGTIQVDFSMPGRLGAEFVDEDNSRKVPVMLHRAILGSLERFIGILVENHAGAMPLWLAPTQMVVMNISQAQEEYAGKVAETLRASGFRVQSDLRNEKITYKIREHSLQKLPYQLIIGDKEVAASLVAVRSRTGEDLGQMSVEALVQRLQAELHAESAV, translated from the coding sequence ATGCCTGTCATTACCCTACCGGATGGTTCGCAACGCAGTTATCCCAACCCCGTGACCGTGGCCGAGGTCGCGCAGAGCATCGGTGCCGGTTTGGCGCGTGCGGCTCTGGCTGGCAAGGTGGACGGGTTGCTGGTGGATACTTCGCACCTGATTTCCGGCGATGCCAAGCTGTCCATCATTACCGACAAGGATGAGGACGGCGTCGATCTGATCCGCCACTCCACGGCGCACTTGCTGGCGTATGCGGTGAAGGAGTTGTTCCCCGAGGCGCAGGTGACTATCGGCCCGATGATCGAGAACGGTTTCTATTACGACTTTGCCTATTCTCGCCCTTTCACGCCGGAAGATTTGGCAGCCATCGAAAAACGCATGGCGGAGCTGGCAAAGAAGGATCTGCCGGTGACACGCAAAGTGTTGCCTCGCGACGAGGCTGTGGCTTATTTCAAATCCATCGGCGAGAAATACAAGGCCGAGTTGATCGAGTCCATTCCTGCCGATCAGGATGTTTCGCTTTACAGCGAAGGAGAATTCACCGACTTGTGCCGCGGTCCGCACGTGCCATCGACCGGCAAACTGAAGGCATTCAAACTCATGAAGGTGGCTGGCGCCTATTGGCGCGGCGACTCCAGGAACGAGATGCTGCAACGCATCTACGGCACGGCCTGGGCGAAGAAGGAAGATCTCGACGCCTACCTGACCCGGCTGGAAGAGGCGGAGAAGCGCGACCATCGCAAACTCGGCAAGCAACTGGATCTGTTCCACATGCAGGATGAAGCGCCGGGCATGGTGTTCTGGCATCCCAAAGGCTGGGCGATGTGGCAGGTGGTCGAGCAGTACATGCGCCGTGTATATCGCGACAACGGTTACCAGGAAATCCGCTGTCCGCAGATCATTGACCGCGTGCTATGGGAGAAATCCGGTCACTGGGAACATTTCAAGGCCGGCATGTTTACCACCGAGTCGGAAAAGCACGAATACGCGATCAAGCCGATGAATTGCCCCGGCCACATTCAGGTATTCAATGCCGACCTGCGTTCTTACCGCGAACTGCCGTTGCGCTATGGCGAGTTCGGCTCCTGTCACCGCAACGAGCCGTCCGGCGGTTTACACGGGTTGATGCGCGTACGCGGGTTTGTGCAGGACGATGGTCACATTTTCTGTTCTGAAGCTCAGATCGAGTCGGAAGTGACAGCGTTCAATGCACTGGTACTGAAGGTTTACAAGGACTTCGGCTTTCACGATGTGGCGGTAAAGCTGGCGTTACGACCTGATGGACGTGTCGGCTCCGACGAAATCTGGGACAAATCCGAAGATGCCTTGCGTGCCGCTTTGCGTGCCTCCGGCATGACCTGGGTAGAATTGCCGGGAGAGGGCGCTTTCTACGGTCCGAAGATCGAATTCCACATCAAGGACGCCATCGGCCGTTCCTGGCAGTGCGGCACCATCCAGGTGGACTTTTCCATGCCAGGCCGCTTGGGCGCCGAATTTGTGGATGAGGACAATAGTCGCAAGGTGCCGGTGATGCTGCACCGCGCCATATTGGGATCGTTGGAGCGTTTCATCGGTATTCTGGTCGAAAACCATGCCGGTGCAATGCCTTTGTGGCTGGCACCGACGCAGATGGTGGTCATGAATATCTCTCAAGCGCAGGAGGAATATGCCGGGAAAGTGGCCGAAACGCTGCGGGCATCCGGCTTCCGTGTGCAATCGGATTTGCGCAATGAGAAGATTACCTATAAAATACGCGAACATAGCTTGCAGAAGTTGCCTTACCAGCTAATTATTGGCGACAAGGAAGTGGCTGCAAGTCTCGTTGCCGTGCGATCCCGAACAGGTGAAGACCTTGGGCAGATGTCGGTGGAGGCGCTGGTTCAGCGCTTGCAAGCCGAACTGCATGCGGAGAGCGCGGTTTAA
- a CDS encoding ABC transporter permease: MFAFWPKFFAWLKMTRMRQTVAGASQLLWYAFTHLRVLRIAPVNAVFYRQIFFTGVEALRIVAVFGLLSGALVITQITSLVGGDSELTVKILIWTVVREVGPLFAAIIIIARSSAAIASELALMKTRHEMTSLIRMGIPPQDYLLVPRIAGVTLAVLALTIYFQVVAIGGGLAISAMFQNVSYLDQVGRFLQTVKLSEFVVVGVKGCLFGLAISTISCYNGMQAQPSVTEVPKVAIKAVLQSLLFVFTLDALIAYLGMLE, translated from the coding sequence ATGTTTGCATTCTGGCCGAAATTTTTCGCCTGGCTGAAGATGACGCGGATGCGCCAGACTGTGGCTGGTGCTTCACAACTGCTTTGGTATGCCTTTACGCATCTGCGTGTATTGCGCATCGCCCCCGTGAACGCAGTGTTTTACCGCCAGATATTTTTCACGGGCGTTGAGGCATTGCGCATCGTTGCCGTGTTCGGGCTGCTGAGCGGCGCACTGGTCATCACCCAGATTACCTCGCTGGTCGGCGGGGACAGCGAACTGACAGTGAAGATATTGATCTGGACCGTGGTGCGCGAAGTCGGCCCCTTGTTTGCCGCCATCATCATCATCGCCCGCAGCAGCGCCGCCATCGCCTCCGAACTGGCGCTGATGAAGACGCGCCACGAGATGACCAGCCTGATCCGCATGGGCATTCCGCCGCAGGATTACCTGCTGGTGCCGCGTATCGCCGGTGTGACGCTGGCCGTACTGGCCCTCACCATTTATTTTCAGGTTGTCGCCATCGGCGGCGGACTGGCGATCAGTGCCATGTTTCAGAATGTGTCTTACCTTGATCAGGTCGGGCGATTCCTGCAAACAGTCAAACTCTCCGAATTCGTCGTAGTCGGCGTCAAAGGTTGCCTGTTCGGTTTGGCCATCTCCACCATCTCCTGCTACAACGGCATGCAAGCCCAGCCTTCGGTGACCGAAGTGCCCAAGGTCGCCATCAAGGCCGTGCTGCAAAGCCTGCTGTTCGTGTTCACGCTGGATGCCTTGATAGCCTACCTCGGCATGTTGGAGTGA